The Pseudanabaena galeata CCNP1313 genome includes a region encoding these proteins:
- a CDS encoding alginate O-acetyltransferase AlgX-related protein: protein MQTEHHRNKVSRTFDNLLIATFIIGLFLPLVLTHNRKESATEKRKLADFPKLEWSQKALTKFPSQFELFFNDHFGLRDQLTQIYSLYSILLKSSSNPKVLIGLEDWLFYVNPVEGNSLEDYRRNDPLTLEELRVWKIGLEEKHAWLKQQGIPYLFIVIPDKYSIYPEYMPKHIRQVGKQTRLDQLIDYMKNSEVPVLDLRPALLQAKQQGQLFYKTDTHWNDFGAAIAQYEILRVIQKFYPNLTPMNYSWQNFKLTEYNSGDIANMLNISYFLKEIVPELHKPLLICDKHIVEKHPEDQIKATFFTDCRSNAPKALIFRDSFFIALQPYISQHFAKTVYVWEWPDLNLIKKYQQSNQPNIVIEARVERHLKFIK, encoded by the coding sequence ATGCAGACAGAACATCACAGAAACAAAGTATCTCGGACATTTGACAATCTATTGATTGCAACTTTTATCATTGGTCTGTTTTTACCTTTAGTTTTAACCCATAACCGTAAAGAATCGGCTACAGAAAAACGTAAGCTTGCCGATTTTCCTAAATTAGAATGGAGTCAAAAAGCATTAACTAAATTTCCATCACAGTTTGAATTATTCTTTAATGACCATTTCGGATTACGCGATCAACTAACTCAGATTTATTCTCTTTATAGCATCCTATTGAAGAGTTCCTCTAATCCTAAAGTGTTGATTGGGTTAGAGGATTGGTTATTTTATGTTAACCCTGTGGAGGGTAATAGTCTTGAGGATTATCGGCGAAATGATCCATTGACACTAGAGGAACTTAGAGTCTGGAAAATTGGATTAGAAGAAAAACATGCATGGTTAAAGCAACAGGGTATTCCCTATCTTTTTATAGTAATTCCTGACAAATATTCTATTTATCCAGAATATATGCCTAAACATATTCGTCAAGTCGGTAAGCAAACCCGCCTCGATCAACTGATAGATTATATGAAGAATTCAGAAGTACCAGTTCTAGATTTAAGACCTGCATTGCTCCAAGCTAAGCAACAAGGACAACTATTTTATAAAACTGATACCCACTGGAATGACTTTGGCGCAGCGATCGCCCAGTATGAAATTCTCCGAGTGATCCAAAAGTTTTATCCAAATCTTACTCCCATGAATTACTCTTGGCAGAATTTTAAGTTGACAGAGTATAACTCAGGGGATATTGCCAATATGTTGAATATTTCTTACTTCCTCAAGGAAATAGTTCCTGAGTTACACAAACCATTACTCATATGTGACAAACATATTGTAGAGAAGCATCCTGAAGATCAGATAAAAGCTACCTTTTTTACGGATTGTCGCTCCAATGCACCAAAAGCATTAATTTTTAGAGATTCATTTTTTATTGCTTTGCAACCCTATATTTCTCAGCATTTTGCTAAGACCGTGTATGTTTGGGAATGGCCAGATCTCAATTTAATCAAGAAATATCAGCAATCCAATCAACCAAATATTGTGATCGAAGCCCGCGTAGAAAGACATTTAAAGTTTATTAAATAA
- a CDS encoding MBOAT family O-acyltransferase: MIFASALFLFLFLPLTLVGYFLISSKLLYLRNIFLLIMSLIFYAWGEPVYVFLMAASILLNYGAGLLLHFQRQKLLKFLNERQILFSSIVINLGLLFYFKYANFFINNLNLVLHNLSIPAISYSQVPLPIGISFFTFQAMSYVIDVYRQETDVQLNPINCGLYVSLFPQLIAGPIVRYHDVAKQIVSRTVTRPQFSAGIQRFIFGLAKKTMLANPLGEVADKIFAVPVGEVTTGMAWLGIVCYTLQVYFDFSGYSDMAIGLGRLFGFEFLENFNYPYAAQSMRDFWRRWHISLSTWFRDYLYIPLGGNRGSALRTYLNLWIVFLLCGLWHGASWNFVIWGALHGAYLVIERMGWHKYLDRLWRPLRHLYTLLLVMIGWVFFRSESVSQAIQYLGSMIGITNADGVEYFTSLYFDLKTLFNLIIGCILATPIAIWVAKQLQERIISSQFSQLQPALYGGYYSLLLSLFLLSTASLAAGTYNPFIYYRF, encoded by the coding sequence ATGATTTTTGCATCAGCTCTGTTTCTATTTCTATTTTTGCCGCTCACCTTAGTAGGATATTTCCTGATTAGCTCAAAGTTACTGTATCTACGGAATATTTTTCTGTTGATCATGAGCTTGATCTTTTATGCATGGGGAGAACCAGTTTATGTGTTTCTCATGGCTGCTTCTATATTGCTGAACTATGGAGCAGGGTTACTACTACATTTTCAACGCCAAAAACTGCTCAAATTCCTTAACGAAAGGCAGATCCTTTTTAGCTCAATTGTGATTAATTTAGGGTTGTTATTCTATTTTAAATATGCCAATTTTTTTATTAACAATCTCAACTTAGTTCTACACAATCTTTCAATTCCAGCGATCTCCTATTCTCAAGTTCCACTACCGATTGGGATCTCCTTTTTTACGTTTCAAGCAATGTCTTATGTGATTGATGTTTATCGTCAAGAAACCGATGTGCAGTTAAATCCGATTAATTGTGGACTATACGTGAGTCTATTTCCCCAACTCATTGCGGGACCGATAGTCCGTTACCATGATGTTGCTAAGCAAATTGTGTCGCGAACTGTCACTAGACCACAATTTTCGGCAGGAATTCAGCGATTTATTTTTGGGTTAGCAAAAAAGACGATGCTTGCCAATCCATTAGGGGAAGTTGCTGACAAAATCTTTGCTGTCCCAGTCGGTGAAGTTACAACAGGTATGGCTTGGTTAGGGATTGTCTGCTATACATTGCAGGTTTATTTTGATTTCTCAGGATATTCCGACATGGCGATCGGGTTAGGGCGACTTTTTGGGTTTGAATTTCTAGAGAATTTTAATTATCCATATGCGGCTCAATCTATGCGGGATTTTTGGCGCAGATGGCATATCTCCCTCTCAACTTGGTTTCGTGATTATCTATATATTCCTTTGGGCGGCAATCGTGGCTCCGCACTGAGGACATATTTAAATTTGTGGATAGTGTTTCTACTATGTGGGCTATGGCATGGCGCGAGTTGGAATTTTGTCATTTGGGGAGCCTTGCACGGAGCCTATTTGGTAATTGAGAGAATGGGATGGCATAAATATCTCGATCGCTTGTGGCGACCACTTAGGCATTTATACACGTTATTACTGGTCATGATTGGATGGGTATTCTTTCGTTCAGAATCTGTGAGCCAAGCAATTCAATACTTGGGAAGTATGATTGGTATTACTAATGCCGATGGGGTCGAATACTTTACATCGCTCTATTTTGATCTCAAAACTCTATTCAACTTAATCATCGGCTGTATATTGGCAACACCAATAGCTATTTGGGTTGCGAAACAACTACAAGAGAGAATTATTTCTTCTCAATTTAGTCAACTTCAGCCTGCTCTGTACGGTGGGTATTATTCTCTTTTATTGAGTCTATTTCTGCTTTCCACCGCTAGTTTAGCCGCAGGAACTTATAATCCATTTATCTATTATCGCTTTTAA
- the minE gene encoding cell division topological specificity factor MinE translates to MISTLLDRLFQRSNVPSGAKVKQRLKFILAHDRAAIEPQVFENMRHEIMRVVSKYVELDENTLDIRLESDKRMTALIANLPIRMVREELPDLVSLFDEPTEEVNTSNNSASLSLEMDQSAEDALDAIAAQETTKSTTEDISPESLAVIAERTIEVTSKIRTAANKSQNEEISDRAIIEIEADTPQNENVITDIAKSSESATSDVVLENSVNDQHEELEELNEQSSDQLELSLGLPDSLESQEVVVEESPKLYNQEQECKDRET, encoded by the coding sequence ATGATTTCAACACTGCTCGATCGCCTATTTCAAAGAAGTAACGTCCCTAGCGGGGCTAAAGTCAAGCAGCGTTTGAAATTCATCCTTGCCCATGATCGCGCTGCGATCGAGCCACAGGTATTTGAAAATATGCGCCATGAGATTATGCGCGTAGTTTCTAAGTATGTAGAACTTGATGAAAATACATTAGATATTCGCTTAGAGTCTGATAAGCGGATGACAGCCTTAATAGCAAATTTACCAATCAGGATGGTGCGTGAAGAGCTACCCGATTTGGTAAGTCTTTTTGATGAGCCTACTGAAGAAGTCAATACATCAAATAATTCTGCATCCTTATCTCTAGAAATGGATCAGTCAGCTGAAGATGCCCTTGATGCGATCGCCGCTCAAGAAACCACAAAATCAACAACAGAAGATATTTCTCCTGAGAGTCTTGCGGTAATTGCAGAACGGACTATCGAAGTTACTAGCAAAATCAGAACTGCTGCAAATAAGTCACAAAATGAGGAAATCAGCGATCGCGCCATTATAGAAATAGAAGCTGATACACCCCAAAATGAAAATGTCATTACGGATATTGCTAAAAGTTCTGAGTCAGCTACTTCTGATGTTGTATTAGAAAACTCAGTTAATGATCAGCATGAAGAATTAGAAGAACTTAATGAGCAGTCAAGCGATCAGTTGGAGTTGTCTTTAGGTTTACCTGATTCTCTAGAATCTCAAGAAGTAGTAGTTGAAGAATCTCCCAAACTTTATAACCAAGAGCAAGAGTGTAAAGATCGCGAAACATGA
- the minD gene encoding septum site-determining protein MinD gives MSRIIVVTSGKGGVGKTTSSANLGMALAKLGRKVVLVDADFGLRNLDLLLGLENRIVYTALEVIARECKLDQALVKDKRQPNLSLLAAPQTRNKTAITAAHMKALVEVLGRYFDYVLIDCPAGIESGFQNAIAGAKEAIVVTTPEISAVRDADRVVGLLEANRITDIKLILNRIRPAMVKNNDMMSVEDVLDILSVKLIGVIPDDEQVIVSTNKGEPLVLSDKPSLAGTAYENVAKRLEGKNIEFLQLEAPPKGFLARLSSWISGNS, from the coding sequence ATGAGTCGCATTATCGTTGTTACCTCTGGTAAAGGTGGTGTCGGCAAGACCACATCTTCAGCAAATCTCGGCATGGCGCTCGCCAAACTAGGACGCAAAGTGGTTTTGGTGGATGCTGACTTTGGCTTACGCAATCTCGATCTTTTATTGGGATTAGAAAATCGCATTGTATATACAGCTTTAGAAGTGATTGCGCGAGAATGTAAACTCGACCAAGCCCTAGTTAAAGATAAGCGTCAGCCCAATCTGTCTTTATTAGCAGCTCCCCAAACGCGCAATAAAACTGCAATTACGGCTGCACATATGAAAGCTTTAGTTGAAGTTTTGGGGCGATATTTTGATTATGTTTTAATTGATTGTCCTGCTGGTATTGAGTCGGGATTTCAAAATGCGATCGCTGGGGCAAAAGAAGCGATCGTCGTGACAACTCCCGAAATTTCGGCGGTACGGGATGCCGATCGCGTGGTTGGTTTACTAGAAGCAAATCGAATTACGGATATTAAATTAATTTTGAACCGTATTCGCCCAGCGATGGTAAAAAACAACGACATGATGAGTGTCGAAGATGTGCTAGATATTTTGTCAGTTAAATTAATTGGCGTAATTCCTGATGACGAACAGGTGATCGTTTCTACTAATAAAGGGGAACCATTGGTGTTGTCAGATAAACCATCGCTGGCTGGCACAGCCTATGAAAATGTGGCAAAACGTCTTGAGGGAAAAAATATTGAGTTTTTACAACTCGAAGCTCCTCCTAAAGGATTTTTGGCACGTCTGTCAAGCTGGATTAGTGGGAACTCCTGA
- the minC gene encoding septum site-determining protein MinC, translating into MNANQRNIAVKSNPLPPTKLQSGAGDLSSAEMPEVIIVAEQNEEYAGNIPAPLTIADVEGGELKPITTSLTKKTQPAPEPDPEISQVRFKTLDGKLNLLLPTDKKIKLPFNKSNDNGEIPPIGLESNQFNNSETSLLTLTWEEILSQLEHRMAASGHDWKPRTQVYLQSGDRLLDTRQLQEISEALQNYQLLLHCIVTNRRQTAVNAASMGFCVEQGTIFRELLGFNPIPNAPTDDPLYIKMTVRSGTEIRHSGSIIVFGDVNAGAELISEGDIIVCGKLKGMAHAGAKGNAQAVVMALHLNATQVRIASFIARVESPSTSFCPEVAFVSTQGTPAIKIVQVVDFSAFNHSSLNYPSLISNS; encoded by the coding sequence ATGAATGCCAACCAGCGTAATATTGCCGTGAAATCTAATCCTCTGCCTCCAACAAAATTACAGTCGGGTGCAGGGGATTTGTCATCTGCGGAGATGCCTGAAGTCATTATCGTGGCTGAGCAGAATGAGGAGTATGCTGGGAATATTCCCGCTCCTCTGACGATCGCAGATGTTGAGGGTGGTGAACTGAAACCAATTACGACTTCACTTACCAAAAAAACTCAGCCCGCTCCAGAACCTGATCCTGAAATCTCGCAAGTTCGTTTTAAAACCCTTGATGGCAAGCTGAATCTGTTGTTACCAACTGACAAAAAGATCAAGTTGCCATTCAATAAATCAAACGATAATGGCGAAATTCCTCCGATCGGTCTGGAGAGCAATCAGTTCAATAATTCTGAGACTTCGCTGTTAACCTTGACTTGGGAAGAAATACTGTCTCAGCTAGAGCATCGCATGGCGGCGAGTGGTCATGACTGGAAGCCACGTACACAAGTATATTTGCAATCAGGCGATCGCCTATTGGACACGCGCCAACTCCAAGAAATATCCGAGGCATTGCAAAACTATCAACTTTTGCTGCATTGTATAGTCACCAATCGCCGTCAAACTGCGGTTAATGCTGCTAGTATGGGCTTCTGCGTAGAGCAAGGGACAATCTTTCGCGAGTTGTTAGGATTTAATCCAATTCCTAATGCACCGACAGATGATCCGCTATACATTAAGATGACCGTAAGATCTGGTACAGAAATTAGGCACTCTGGCAGTATTATTGTCTTCGGTGATGTCAATGCTGGTGCAGAACTAATTTCTGAAGGTGATATTATTGTGTGCGGCAAGCTCAAAGGTATGGCTCATGCAGGTGCTAAAGGCAATGCTCAAGCAGTAGTTATGGCTTTACACCTCAATGCAACCCAAGTTAGGATTGCGAGTTTTATCGCCCGTGTTGAGAGTCCGAGTACATCTTTCTGTCCAGAAGTCGCATTTGTAAGTACGCAAGGTACACCTGCGATTAAAATTGTCCAAGTTGTTGATTTTTCAGCATTCAATCATTCTTCGCTAAACTATCCCTCGCTAATCAGTAATTCGTAA
- a CDS encoding ATP-dependent Clp protease ATP-binding subunit — MFERFTEKAIKVIMLAQEEARRLGHNFVGTEQILLGLIGEGTGVAAKVLKSMGVNLKDARIEVEKIIGRGSGFVAVEIPFTPRAKRVLELSLEEARQLGHNYIGTEHLLLGLIREGEGVAARVLENLGVDLSKVRTQVIRMLGETAEVSAGGGSGGRTKTPTLDEFGSNLTQLAQDGKLDPVVGREKEIERVIQILGRRTKNNPVLIGEPGVGKTAIAEGLAQRISNSDIPDILQEKRVVTLDIGLLVAGTKYRGEFEERLKKIMEEIRTAGNVILVIDEVHTLIGAGAAEGAIDAANILKPALARGELQCIGATTLDEYRKHIERDAALERRFQPVMVGEPSVEETIEILIGLRQRYEEHHKLKIDDEALVAAAKLSDRYISDRFLPDKAIDLIDEAGSRVRLINSQLPPAAKELDKELRQTLKDKDDAVRKQDFDKAAELRDKEIDLKQQIRALSQTKKAETPAEDVPEIHVTEEDIAYIVSSWTGVPVLKITESESVKLMQMEETLHSRVIGQDEAVKAISRAIRRARVGLKSPNRPIASFIFSGPTGVGKTELTKALAAYFFGSEDAMIRLDMSEYMERHTVSKLIGSPPGYVGYNEGGQLTEAVRRRPYTVVLFDEIEKAHPDVFNLLLQVLEDGRLTDSKGRTVDFKNTLLIMTSNVGSKVIEKGGGGLGFDFAASQEDALYTRIRSLVNEELKQYFRPEFLNRLDEIIVFRQLTKPEVKEIADLMLNEFFRRMLDKHIVLTVTERFKDLLVQEGYNPSYGARPLRRAIMRLLEDSLAEEILTGKVREGASVQVDVDDDGKVKVIEQEALSGSENNLQLLPSA; from the coding sequence ATGTTTGAACGCTTTACAGAAAAAGCAATTAAAGTCATCATGCTGGCTCAAGAGGAAGCTCGCCGCCTCGGTCATAACTTTGTCGGCACAGAGCAAATCCTATTGGGTCTAATCGGAGAAGGAACTGGCGTTGCCGCCAAAGTACTTAAGTCCATGGGTGTAAACCTCAAAGATGCACGCATCGAGGTTGAGAAAATCATCGGACGCGGCTCTGGTTTTGTCGCAGTTGAAATACCTTTCACGCCTCGCGCCAAAAGAGTCCTAGAGTTGTCCTTAGAAGAAGCCCGCCAGTTGGGACACAACTATATTGGTACTGAGCATTTATTGCTAGGACTAATTCGCGAAGGCGAAGGTGTTGCCGCTAGAGTTTTAGAAAATCTCGGTGTGGATCTCTCTAAGGTTCGCACACAAGTAATCAGAATGCTCGGTGAGACTGCCGAAGTATCCGCAGGCGGCGGTAGCGGTGGACGCACCAAAACGCCTACCCTTGACGAATTTGGCTCGAATCTGACTCAACTAGCCCAAGATGGCAAGCTTGATCCTGTTGTCGGTCGTGAAAAAGAAATTGAGCGCGTGATTCAGATCCTCGGTCGCCGCACCAAAAACAATCCAGTCCTAATTGGTGAACCAGGTGTTGGTAAAACCGCGATCGCTGAAGGTTTAGCGCAACGCATTTCCAATAGTGACATCCCTGACATTTTGCAAGAAAAGCGGGTTGTTACGCTTGATATCGGCTTACTAGTTGCGGGGACGAAATACCGTGGTGAATTTGAGGAACGCCTCAAAAAGATCATGGAGGAAATCCGTACCGCAGGCAATGTGATCTTGGTCATTGATGAAGTTCATACCCTGATCGGCGCTGGCGCTGCTGAAGGTGCGATCGATGCCGCCAATATTCTTAAGCCAGCCCTTGCCCGTGGCGAATTGCAATGCATCGGTGCTACTACCCTTGATGAGTACCGCAAGCACATTGAACGTGATGCAGCCTTAGAGCGGCGCTTCCAACCTGTGATGGTTGGTGAACCTAGTGTCGAAGAAACCATCGAAATCTTGATCGGTTTACGTCAACGCTATGAAGAACACCATAAGCTGAAGATTGATGATGAAGCCCTCGTTGCTGCCGCGAAGTTATCCGATCGCTATATCAGCGATCGCTTCTTACCCGACAAAGCGATCGACTTGATCGATGAAGCTGGTTCGCGTGTACGTCTGATTAACTCACAGTTGCCTCCTGCTGCCAAAGAACTCGATAAGGAATTGCGACAAACCCTTAAAGATAAAGATGATGCAGTTCGTAAGCAAGACTTTGATAAGGCTGCGGAATTGCGTGACAAGGAAATCGATCTTAAACAACAAATTCGCGCTCTCAGCCAAACCAAAAAGGCAGAAACTCCAGCCGAAGATGTACCTGAAATTCATGTAACTGAAGAGGACATCGCCTACATCGTCAGTTCTTGGACTGGTGTACCTGTCCTTAAGATTACCGAATCCGAGTCCGTCAAGCTGATGCAGATGGAAGAAACCCTGCATAGCCGCGTAATCGGTCAGGATGAAGCAGTTAAAGCCATTTCCCGCGCCATCCGTCGCGCCCGTGTGGGTCTGAAGAGTCCTAACCGTCCGATCGCCAGCTTTATTTTCTCAGGGCCTACAGGTGTTGGTAAAACTGAGTTAACCAAAGCACTCGCCGCTTACTTCTTCGGTTCTGAAGATGCGATGATTCGTCTGGACATGTCGGAATACATGGAGCGTCACACCGTATCTAAGCTGATCGGTTCACCTCCTGGCTATGTCGGCTACAACGAAGGTGGTCAGCTTACCGAAGCTGTCCGTCGTCGCCCTTACACCGTCGTCCTATTCGACGAAATCGAGAAAGCTCACCCCGATGTCTTTAACTTGCTATTGCAAGTGCTTGAAGATGGGCGCTTGACTGACTCTAAGGGTCGCACCGTTGATTTCAAGAACACCTTGCTGATCATGACCTCTAACGTTGGTTCAAAGGTTATTGAAAAAGGTGGCGGTGGACTTGGCTTTGATTTCGCAGCTAGTCAAGAAGATGCGCTTTATACCCGCATTCGATCGCTAGTTAACGAAGAGCTCAAGCAATACTTCCGTCCAGAGTTCCTCAACCGTCTTGATGAAATCATTGTCTTCCGTCAGTTGACTAAACCCGAAGTCAAGGAGATCGCCGATCTCATGCTCAACGAGTTCTTCAGACGGATGCTCGATAAGCATATCGTGCTTACGGTGACCGAGCGCTTCAAGGATTTGCTTGTTCAAGAAGGATATAACCCTAGCTACGGTGCGCGTCCACTGCGTCGGGCAATCATGCGCTTACTCGAAGATTCTCTTGCTGAAGAGATCTTGACGGGTAAAGTCCGTGAAGGTGCATCGGTGCAAGTAGATGTCGATGACGATGGCAAAGTTAAAGTGATCGAACAAGAAGCTCTGAGCGGCTCTGAAAATAATCTTCAGTTGCTGCCATCAGCTTAA
- a CDS encoding Hsp70 family protein: MEYAIDFGTSNTVVARINENGEIETVKLDAYSSFITDNPPLIPSFVYVQDAVKEQVLIGQEVSDRGLDNKSIKGEPRFYKAFKRAIGSNVSMFVPEIDGREVEFELVGEWFLKHIIDRLPDMNSLIFTVPVDSFESYRNWLGKVCEKLTVDQVRILDEPTAAALGYGLNDGGETLLVVDFGGGTLDLSLVKLSSGQAQTAVNQPKSPLGFLLKWGDRTIKNTSTSNNQSSQTAKVFAKIGQNLGGIDIDNWIVDYFHKELGLPKNSIVTRLAERIKISLSSNESVTEVYFNDQTFESYELTLTRSQLNQILEHQNFFANLDQALDRIRQQATRQNIDLDKVDAVLLVGGTSQIPSVKEWALKHFPSEKVKANKPFEAIAHGAVSQGWELQDFLYHSYGVRYWDKRYKKHNWHTIVKSGTTYPLEKPVELTLGASIADQPSIELVIGELGETNVEVYFEDERLVTRVLDGKQVAVQILNENSKAIAQLDPLGQTGSDRLKVLFQVDEKRTLRISVQDLLIKQKLLDDVAVVQLV; this comes from the coding sequence ATGGAATATGCGATTGATTTTGGAACGAGTAATACTGTTGTTGCGAGAATTAATGAGAATGGAGAGATTGAAACTGTCAAGTTAGATGCTTATAGTAGTTTTATTACCGACAATCCACCATTAATTCCTAGTTTTGTATATGTACAGGATGCTGTCAAAGAGCAGGTGTTAATTGGTCAGGAAGTCAGCGATCGCGGTTTAGACAACAAAAGCATCAAAGGTGAGCCGCGATTTTATAAAGCTTTTAAACGAGCGATCGGCTCTAATGTGTCGATGTTTGTGCCAGAAATTGATGGGCGCGAAGTGGAATTTGAACTAGTGGGAGAATGGTTCTTAAAACACATCATTGATCGCCTGCCTGATATGAACTCACTGATTTTTACGGTTCCTGTCGATAGCTTTGAGTCCTATCGAAACTGGTTAGGCAAAGTTTGCGAAAAGTTAACCGTTGATCAAGTACGAATCCTTGATGAACCAACGGCTGCGGCTTTGGGCTATGGGCTTAATGATGGTGGTGAAACTCTATTAGTAGTGGATTTTGGTGGTGGAACTTTAGATTTATCCTTAGTGAAATTATCATCAGGACAGGCTCAAACGGCGGTCAATCAACCTAAATCACCTCTAGGATTTTTGTTGAAATGGGGCGATCGCACGATCAAAAATACATCTACATCCAATAATCAAAGTTCACAAACAGCAAAGGTTTTCGCAAAAATAGGTCAAAATCTCGGCGGGATTGATATCGATAACTGGATTGTTGATTATTTCCATAAAGAGCTAGGATTACCCAAAAATTCTATCGTAACGCGCTTAGCTGAACGCATTAAAATCTCTCTTTCGAGCAATGAATCAGTAACGGAAGTTTATTTTAACGATCAAACTTTTGAATCCTATGAATTGACATTAACGCGATCGCAGTTAAATCAAATTCTCGAACACCAGAATTTTTTTGCTAATCTCGATCAAGCTCTTGATCGCATTCGACAGCAAGCAACACGCCAAAATATTGACCTAGACAAGGTTGATGCAGTTCTCCTTGTAGGTGGCACATCCCAAATCCCATCGGTGAAAGAATGGGCGTTAAAACATTTCCCATCGGAAAAAGTAAAAGCCAATAAACCATTTGAGGCGATCGCCCATGGAGCAGTTTCCCAAGGCTGGGAATTGCAGGACTTTCTCTATCACAGTTATGGTGTGCGCTATTGGGATAAAAGATACAAAAAACATAACTGGCATACTATTGTTAAATCTGGCACGACCTATCCCTTAGAAAAGCCAGTAGAACTTACTCTCGGCGCGTCGATTGCCGATCAGCCTAGCATTGAGCTAGTCATTGGTGAGTTAGGCGAAACCAATGTGGAAGTGTATTTTGAAGATGAGAGGCTAGTAACCCGTGTCTTAGATGGTAAACAAGTTGCTGTGCAGATTCTTAATGAAAACAGCAAAGCGATCGCTCAACTCGATCCACTTGGTCAAACGGGTAGCGATCGCCTTAAAGTCCTCTTTCAGGTAGATGAAAAGCGAACACTGCGAATTTCCGTGCAAGACTTGTTAATAAAGCAGAAACTTTTAGATGATGTGGCTGTGGTTCAACTCGTATGA
- a CDS encoding DUF5615 family PIN-like protein — translation MTKIRLYMDEDMMAHSLVNALRSRGIDVTTVLEENREGFSDEAQLRWATHESRTICTANIADFVQLHIQFMETNEVHSGIILITQQQYSIGDYLRGLMKIISSRRAEDMVNQIQFLGDYLRNL, via the coding sequence GTGACCAAAATCAGGCTTTATATGGATGAAGACATGATGGCTCATTCTTTGGTTAATGCTTTGCGAAGTCGTGGAATTGATGTCACTACTGTCTTGGAAGAAAACCGTGAGGGATTTAGCGATGAGGCTCAACTTAGATGGGCAACTCATGAAAGTCGCACAATTTGCACTGCTAATATTGCTGATTTCGTGCAGTTGCATATTCAGTTTATGGAGACAAATGAAGTCCATTCAGGAATTATTCTGATTACCCAACAGCAGTATTCTATAGGTGATTATTTGAGGGGTTTGATGAAAATCATATCTTCTAGAAGAGCTGAAGATATGGTTAATCAAATTCAATTTCTTGGAGACTATTTGAGAAACTTATAA
- a CDS encoding DUF433 domain-containing protein — protein MTLTIVDIGTLIVCSPDICGNRPRIARTRMTVGRIATLWQQGLNAEQIQDEYPHLKLEQIYAALAYYHANKAEIDASLAKDLMDYENYRKVFSQKQEVDA, from the coding sequence ATGACATTAACTATTGTTGATATTGGTACACTTATTGTTTGCTCTCCTGATATTTGTGGCAATCGCCCTCGTATTGCAAGAACTCGTATGACTGTTGGGCGGATAGCAACTTTGTGGCAACAGGGTTTGAATGCAGAACAAATTCAGGATGAGTATCCCCATTTGAAATTAGAGCAAATTTATGCGGCTCTGGCTTACTATCATGCAAATAAAGCAGAGATTGATGCATCTTTAGCTAAAGATTTGATGGATTACGAAAACTATCGAAAAGTCTTTTCTCAAAAGCAAGAGGTTGATGCGTGA
- a CDS encoding DUF29 domain-containing protein: protein MSVTFTNEVLQTLPSDNEDIYNRDYCLWVELMMQLLQEGKLTQLDIPHLIEELDDMSGSQRDALESNLEIILMHLLKYCFQPQLRSRSWLLTIFEHRNRLKKAFKRSPSLYRYYQEVFPECYQTARKFASLETGLLMSDFPETSPFTPEQVIDIDYFPLELSKGAESPKL, encoded by the coding sequence ATGAGCGTTACATTCACCAATGAAGTCTTACAAACATTACCCTCAGACAATGAGGATATCTATAATCGTGACTACTGTTTGTGGGTTGAGTTGATGATGCAGCTTTTGCAAGAAGGTAAATTAACGCAACTAGATATTCCTCATCTAATAGAAGAACTTGATGATATGAGTGGGAGTCAAAGAGATGCCCTTGAAAGTAATTTAGAAATAATCTTGATGCATCTATTAAAATATTGCTTCCAGCCACAGTTGCGATCGCGTAGTTGGCTATTAACTATTTTTGAACATCGCAATCGCTTAAAAAAAGCTTTCAAGCGTAGTCCTAGTCTATACCGCTATTATCAAGAAGTATTTCCAGAATGTTATCAAACCGCAAGAAAGTTTGCTTCACTCGAAACGGGTTTACTAATGTCTGATTTTCCTGAAACTAGCCCTTTTACACCAGAACAGGTTATAGATATAGACTATTTTCCCTTAGAATTAAGCAAAGGAGCAGAGAGTCCAAAATTATGA